The following coding sequences lie in one Labrus bergylta chromosome 13, fLabBer1.1, whole genome shotgun sequence genomic window:
- the gjc4b gene encoding gap junction gamma-1 protein, with translation MSWSFLTRLLDEISNHSTFVGKIWLTLLIVFRIVLTAVGGESIYYDEQSKFVCNTNQPGCENVCYDAFAPLSHIRFWVFQVIMITTPTIMYLGFAMHKIARMDDDDYRPQRKRMPIVSRGTNRDYEEAEDNGEEDPMILEEIEPDKEKEVAAKPSKKHDGRRRIKRDGLMKVYVFQLFSRAIFEASFLFGQYVLYGLEVVPSYVCTRSPCPHTVDCFVSRPTEKTIFLLIMYGVSALCLLFTMLEILHLGFSGIRDCFCAPRPRPQTPRHAAPASQRSSICRQPSAPPGYHTAVKKDPSGKISFRDNLGDSGRESFGDEASSRELERLRRHLKLAQQHLDLAYQNEESSPSRSSSPESNGTAAEQNRLNFAQEKQSSTCEKGLRA, from the exons ATGAGCTGGAGCTTCCTCACACGTCTTCTGGATGAGATTTCCAACCACTCCACCTTTGTGGGCAAAATCTGGCTCACTCTCCTCATCGTCTTCCGCATCGTACTGACAGCCGTCGGGGGCGAATCCATCTACTACGATGAACAGAGTAAATTTGTGTGCAACACGAATCAACCTGGTTGTGAGAATGTGTGCTACGATGCTTTTGCGCCGCTATCACACATTCGCTTCTGGGTGTTTCAGGTGATTATGATCACCACCCCTACCATCATGTACCTCGGCTTCGCTATGCATAAAATTGCCCGCATGGACGACGATGACTACCGACCTCAAAGGAAGAGGATGCCCATAGTTAGCCGCGGAACTAACCGGGATTACGAAGAAGCGGAGGATAACGGGGAGGAGGACCCCATGATCCTGGAGGAGATTGAGccagacaaagaaaaggaagttGCGGCGAAGCCCAGCAAAAAGCACGATGGACGCCGTCGGATCAAGCGCGACGGCCTTATGAAGGTTTATGTGTTTCAGCTGTTTTCTCGAGCCATCTTCGAGGCCTCGTTCCTGTTTGGACAGTATGTCCTGTACGGGCTTGAAGTGGTGCCATCATATGTGTGCACACGCTCTCCCTGCCCGCACACAGTTGATTGCTTTGTTTCCCGTCCTACCGAGAAAACCATCTTCCTTCTCATCATGTACGGCGTCAGCGCCCTGTGTCTTCTCTTCACCATGTTGGAGATCCTTCACCTCGGCTTCAGCGGTATTCGGGACTGCTTTTGTGCGCCACGACCCAGACCACAAACCCCCCGTCACGCAGCTCCGGCCAGCCAGAGGTCCTCCATCTGCCGCCAGCCCTCTGCTCCTCCCGGCTACCACACAGCAGTGAAGAAGGACCCGTCGGGGAAAATCAGCTTCAGGGACAACCTGGGAGACTCGGGCCGCGAGTCTTTCGGTGACGAGGCGTCGTCTCGGGAGCTAGAGAGGCTGAGGAGACACCTAAAACTGGCCCAGCAGCACCTGGACCTGGCTTATCAGAATGAGGAGAGCAGCCCGTCACGCAGCAGCAGCCCAGAGTCCAACGGTACTGCAGCAGAGCAGAACAGACTAAACTTTGCTCAGGAGAAGCAGAGCAGTACATGTGAGAAAG GTCTCCGTGCATAG